The Urbifossiella limnaea genome has a window encoding:
- a CDS encoding response regulator transcription factor, with translation MPKARIVVVEDEPAIRRGVSDALRLSGYEVTEAPDGAAGLTEGAAAGVDLVLLDLQLPKRDGLDVLAEIRRTCPTRPVIVLTARGTEDDRVKGLKMGADDYVVKPFSAKELLARVEAVLRRTLKPPAEVKAVKVGKGSVDLHRREVRWPDGTRHDLSETETALLKYLVVNRERAVSREELLNRVWGIGTAGLETRAVDMHIARLRAKLKDPAGDDHQPEAIVTVRAHGYMAGPALTVRVEAVAAT, from the coding sequence ATGCCGAAGGCACGAATCGTCGTCGTCGAGGACGAGCCCGCCATCCGCCGCGGCGTGTCCGACGCCCTGCGCCTCAGCGGGTACGAGGTCACCGAGGCGCCCGACGGCGCCGCCGGACTCACCGAGGGCGCCGCCGCCGGCGTCGACCTCGTGCTGCTTGATCTGCAACTGCCCAAGCGCGACGGCCTCGACGTGCTCGCCGAAATCCGCCGCACCTGCCCCACGCGGCCGGTCATCGTGCTGACCGCCCGCGGCACCGAGGACGACCGCGTGAAGGGCCTCAAGATGGGGGCCGACGACTACGTCGTGAAGCCGTTCTCGGCGAAGGAACTGCTGGCGCGGGTGGAAGCCGTGTTGCGGCGAACCCTCAAGCCCCCCGCGGAAGTCAAAGCAGTGAAGGTCGGGAAGGGGAGTGTCGATCTCCACCGGCGGGAGGTGCGGTGGCCGGACGGCACCCGGCACGACCTGTCGGAGACGGAGACGGCGCTGCTGAAGTATTTGGTGGTGAACCGCGAGCGGGCCGTGTCGCGGGAGGAGCTGCTGAACCGGGTGTGGGGCATCGGCACGGCCGGGCTGGAGACGCGGGCGGTGGACATGCACATCGCCCGGCTGCGGGCGAAGCTGAAGGACCCGGCCGGCGACGACCACCAGCCGGAGGCGATCGTGACGGTGCGGGCGCACGGGTACATGGCCGGCCCGGCGCTGACCGTGCGTGTGGAAGCCGTGGCGGCGACGTGA
- a CDS encoding four helix bundle protein: MKDESGQPPVDLKTRTRQFALRIIRLYNGLPENAVGRTIGNQILRSGTSVGAHYREGMRSRSDAEIISKWGGALQELEETDTGSNCSRKGTSSRNPGSPT, encoded by the coding sequence ATGAAGGATGAATCCGGACAGCCACCGGTAGATCTGAAGACGCGGACGCGGCAGTTCGCGCTACGGATCATCCGTCTCTACAATGGCCTGCCGGAAAACGCCGTGGGCCGGACGATTGGCAACCAGATTCTCCGGTCCGGCACCTCGGTCGGCGCGCATTACCGCGAGGGGATGAGGAGCCGGTCTGACGCGGAGATCATCAGCAAGTGGGGCGGGGCGCTACAAGAACTCGAAGAAACCGATACTGGCTCGAACTGCTCACGGAAGGGGACATCGTCACGGAATCCCGGCTCGCCGACCTGA
- a CDS encoding bifunctional serine/threonine-protein kinase/formylglycine-generating enzyme family protein has product MSPAADPTAAFLSSLRGSGLLTPAQADDLAAWATQTKPDPTTLAKEVARRGWLTNYQIKEVFRGRGKDLLVDRYVLLDLLGEGGMGRVFKAHDTRLARDVALKIIRKERLSNPAAVARFGHEMVALGQLQHPNVVKAFDASQTGDTHFVVMEFIDGQDLTKIVQARGPLPLVPACEAVRQAALGLHHAYEAGMVHRDIKPSNILVTPDWKTAKLVDLGLARLDEPGADARVTQEGFVIGTPDFLAPEQARDPGSVDIRADIYALGATLYYVLTGKVPFSGANPTEKLLKHCTEPPPALRVLRPDAPPQLEALIHWCMAKRPEDRPQTPMQLAAALAPFCPAAPRPSGPHPVAPPLRFLPAPAPVPAPLPLPNPHSSSQVFRLPDHSADNSPVLQRARPTFPWAMVGIGAGILFVVAVLGFAGYRAVFGNRLGPVDSFTNAAGMKMVKLDGGTFVMGSPPGEPGRPPTPPGEADPEGPPHEVTIGGPFLMAATEVTFGQYWRVMNNASPRGSVSKARGANQLQNHPVEGVSFGEAVEFCKRLTERDRNEPHARPGWAYRLPTEAEWEYAARAGTTAPFGVGEGGTDKLVYRPQVKSVTALYTVTGADPCEDADPIAPLTLPGKAGSYPPNRWGLYDMHGNVAEWCHDWFKPGYPADGPRTDPTGPSGGDKRVVRGGSFRDPASACRSAARKGVRPFDTGGESHNPVTGAVGFRVVYAPSPKG; this is encoded by the coding sequence ATGAGCCCTGCCGCCGACCCGACGGCCGCGTTCCTCTCCTCCCTCCGCGGGTCCGGGCTCCTCACTCCCGCACAGGCCGACGACCTCGCCGCCTGGGCCACCCAGACCAAGCCCGACCCCACCACCCTGGCGAAGGAAGTCGCCCGCCGCGGCTGGCTCACCAACTACCAGATCAAGGAAGTGTTCCGCGGCCGCGGCAAGGACTTACTCGTGGACCGCTACGTCCTCCTCGACCTGCTCGGCGAGGGCGGCATGGGGCGCGTCTTCAAGGCGCACGACACCCGGCTCGCCCGCGACGTGGCCCTCAAGATCATCCGGAAGGAGCGGCTGTCGAACCCGGCCGCGGTCGCCCGGTTCGGCCACGAGATGGTCGCGCTCGGCCAGCTCCAGCACCCCAACGTCGTCAAGGCGTTCGACGCCAGCCAGACCGGCGACACGCACTTCGTGGTGATGGAGTTCATCGACGGCCAGGACCTGACGAAGATCGTGCAGGCCCGCGGGCCGCTCCCGCTGGTGCCAGCGTGCGAGGCGGTCCGGCAGGCGGCGCTCGGCCTCCACCACGCCTACGAGGCGGGGATGGTTCACCGCGACATCAAGCCGTCGAACATCCTCGTCACCCCCGATTGGAAGACGGCGAAGCTCGTGGACCTGGGCCTGGCCCGGCTCGACGAGCCGGGCGCCGACGCCCGGGTGACGCAGGAAGGCTTCGTCATCGGCACGCCGGACTTCCTGGCCCCGGAGCAGGCCCGCGACCCCGGTAGCGTGGACATCCGCGCCGACATCTACGCCCTCGGCGCGACGCTGTACTACGTCCTGACCGGCAAGGTGCCGTTCTCCGGGGCGAACCCCACGGAGAAGCTGCTGAAGCACTGCACCGAGCCGCCGCCGGCGCTGCGGGTGCTTCGCCCCGACGCCCCGCCGCAGCTCGAAGCGCTGATCCACTGGTGCATGGCGAAGCGGCCCGAGGACCGGCCGCAGACGCCGATGCAGCTCGCGGCCGCCCTCGCCCCCTTCTGCCCGGCCGCGCCGCGGCCGAGCGGGCCGCACCCGGTCGCGCCTCCACTCCGGTTCCTGCCGGCGCCGGCTCCGGTGCCCGCCCCGCTGCCGCTGCCGAACCCACACTCCAGCAGCCAGGTGTTCCGCCTGCCGGACCACTCCGCCGACAACAGCCCGGTCCTCCAGCGGGCGCGGCCGACGTTCCCGTGGGCGATGGTCGGCATCGGCGCCGGCATCCTGTTCGTCGTCGCCGTGCTCGGCTTCGCCGGCTACCGCGCCGTGTTCGGGAACCGGCTCGGCCCCGTCGATTCGTTCACGAACGCGGCCGGGATGAAAATGGTGAAGCTCGACGGCGGCACGTTCGTGATGGGGAGTCCGCCGGGCGAGCCGGGCCGACCGCCGACGCCCCCCGGCGAGGCGGACCCCGAAGGCCCGCCCCACGAGGTGACGATCGGCGGCCCGTTCCTGATGGCGGCGACCGAGGTGACGTTCGGGCAGTACTGGAGGGTGATGAACAACGCCAGCCCGCGCGGGTCGGTGTCGAAGGCGCGAGGCGCGAACCAGCTGCAGAACCACCCGGTCGAGGGCGTCAGCTTCGGCGAGGCGGTCGAGTTCTGCAAGCGCCTGACGGAGCGCGACCGGAACGAGCCGCACGCCCGGCCCGGCTGGGCCTACCGGCTGCCGACGGAGGCCGAGTGGGAGTACGCGGCGCGGGCCGGCACCACCGCGCCGTTCGGCGTCGGCGAGGGCGGCACCGACAAGCTCGTGTACCGGCCGCAGGTCAAGTCGGTGACGGCGCTGTACACAGTGACTGGCGCCGACCCGTGCGAGGACGCCGACCCGATCGCCCCGCTGACGCTGCCGGGGAAGGCCGGGAGCTACCCGCCGAACCGGTGGGGGCTGTACGACATGCACGGGAACGTGGCCGAGTGGTGCCACGACTGGTTCAAGCCCGGCTACCCCGCCGACGGCCCGCGCACCGACCCGACCGGCCCGTCGGGCGGCGACAAGCGCGTCGTCCGCGGCGGCTCGTTCCGCGACCCGGCGAGCGCCTGCCGCAGCGCGGCGCGCAAGGGCGTGCGGCCGTTCGACACCGGCGGCGAGTCGCACAACCCCGTCACCGGGGCGGTCGGGTTCCGCGTGGTGTACGCTCCTTCGCCGAAAGGATGA
- a CDS encoding sensor histidine kinase, giving the protein MRRCLGPVGGSVAFLLVAGLVFAGLGWVTVAALRVEDAQRAAAAEAAVANNLRVALWRLDGRLLPALGAENARPYLEYEAPDPDSAYGPTCAQLLAAPLPDWMKLHAQLDPETGWASPQVLTPDARLRFEEAWPELTPTNATPDRARALDALRRRHAAKVAYAAFARHDGIPVPTDRGRPVADAAPAKMMAPPAFGLANGPAVPELARPKEDERVAPAPKAVDPAGVAPAPPPRPAPVAADNTARNGEFDANRGDLQFRRRVADLAADARQQQTYIYPPNYRQNTTDPLTQNGLANNFARNTVPVNPGQNPPGQPGLGGILNRYAAPPGPADRDSRSGTKADENGATAMAQMAKGAGPGGGPRALEGGARAEAPSLGGLVDFLARGLKESQQKYKLQDQDGAKAKGATDGLAMLDRAKAERMFATPGASGGGGFGRGGVAGGAPAPAPPPGVAGPFPKAAAGAESPSRSGPALPLAGRLPVPDLKAVPPGGPPAGGTAPAAPASASAPAPPTPTPVVPPTAPETAPRAPAAEPAPPADAPAPPVVLFNVPPVAVHLGPVRPQWLPAGDGGPDSLVLVRTARLNDRTVYQGVVLDWPGLQKVLREDVQDLFPHAQLVPVKAGDATPDRAMTALPVQLDPGPPAATDEPAEWSPLRIGLALAWAAALIAFGAIGLAGWSLIDLSERRIRFVSAVTHELRTPLTSLRLYLDLLLSGMVQDEAKRTEYLATLAVESDRLHRLVDNVLDFARLERRRASSDLKPAKVADVLAAVRDTWTDRCGADGKELIVVSTLPPEAEVTTDAALVGQIVGNLIDNARKYTRTASDPRVWVWAKPEGRKVVFEVEDRGPGVPPREQKLIFRPFRRGETADTTAGGAGLGLALCKQWAESLGGTLGYRPADGDTGACFRLELPGK; this is encoded by the coding sequence GTGAGACGGTGTCTCGGCCCGGTCGGCGGGTCGGTCGCGTTCCTCCTGGTCGCCGGGCTGGTGTTCGCCGGCCTCGGCTGGGTGACCGTTGCGGCGCTGCGCGTCGAGGACGCCCAGCGCGCGGCCGCGGCCGAGGCCGCCGTCGCCAACAACCTCCGCGTCGCGCTGTGGCGGCTCGACGGCCGGCTGCTGCCGGCCCTCGGCGCCGAGAACGCCCGCCCCTACCTCGAGTACGAGGCGCCCGACCCGGACTCGGCGTACGGCCCCACCTGCGCGCAGCTCCTGGCCGCGCCGCTCCCCGACTGGATGAAGCTACACGCCCAACTCGACCCGGAGACCGGCTGGGCGTCGCCGCAGGTACTCACGCCGGACGCCCGGCTGAGGTTCGAGGAGGCGTGGCCCGAGCTGACGCCGACGAACGCCACCCCCGACCGCGCCCGCGCCCTCGACGCCCTCCGGCGCCGCCACGCGGCCAAGGTTGCCTACGCCGCCTTCGCCCGCCACGACGGCATACCCGTGCCGACCGACCGCGGCCGCCCCGTCGCCGACGCCGCCCCGGCCAAGATGATGGCGCCGCCCGCCTTCGGCCTGGCCAACGGCCCCGCCGTTCCCGAGCTCGCGCGGCCGAAGGAGGACGAGCGCGTCGCCCCGGCGCCGAAGGCGGTCGATCCGGCCGGCGTCGCCCCGGCCCCGCCGCCGCGCCCGGCCCCCGTCGCCGCCGACAACACCGCCCGTAACGGGGAGTTCGACGCCAACCGCGGCGACCTCCAGTTCCGCCGCCGCGTCGCCGACCTGGCCGCCGACGCTCGCCAGCAGCAGACGTACATCTACCCGCCGAACTACCGGCAGAACACGACTGACCCGCTGACCCAGAACGGCCTCGCCAACAACTTCGCCCGCAACACCGTGCCCGTTAACCCGGGCCAGAACCCGCCCGGCCAACCGGGTCTCGGCGGCATCCTCAACCGGTACGCCGCCCCGCCCGGCCCCGCCGACCGCGACTCGCGGTCCGGCACGAAGGCCGACGAGAACGGCGCGACGGCGATGGCGCAGATGGCGAAGGGCGCCGGCCCCGGCGGCGGGCCGCGTGCCCTGGAAGGCGGCGCGCGAGCCGAGGCGCCCTCGCTCGGCGGGCTGGTCGACTTCCTGGCCCGCGGTCTGAAGGAATCGCAGCAGAAGTACAAACTCCAGGATCAAGACGGCGCCAAGGCGAAGGGCGCGACCGACGGGCTGGCGATGCTCGACCGGGCGAAGGCGGAGCGGATGTTCGCCACCCCCGGCGCCTCCGGCGGGGGCGGCTTCGGCCGCGGTGGCGTCGCCGGCGGAGCCCCGGCCCCCGCGCCCCCGCCGGGCGTCGCCGGGCCGTTCCCGAAGGCGGCCGCCGGCGCCGAGAGTCCGTCGCGCTCCGGGCCGGCGCTGCCGCTCGCCGGTCGGCTGCCCGTGCCCGACTTGAAGGCGGTGCCGCCGGGCGGCCCGCCCGCTGGCGGCACCGCGCCGGCCGCACCCGCCAGTGCGTCCGCCCCGGCGCCCCCGACGCCCACCCCGGTGGTGCCGCCGACGGCGCCGGAAACCGCCCCCCGCGCGCCGGCCGCCGAGCCCGCACCGCCGGCCGACGCGCCGGCGCCGCCGGTCGTGCTGTTCAACGTGCCGCCGGTCGCCGTCCACCTCGGGCCGGTCCGCCCGCAGTGGCTCCCGGCCGGCGACGGCGGCCCCGACTCGCTCGTACTCGTCCGCACCGCCCGGCTCAACGACCGGACCGTCTACCAGGGGGTCGTCCTCGACTGGCCGGGCCTCCAGAAGGTGCTCCGCGAGGACGTGCAGGACCTGTTCCCCCACGCGCAGCTGGTGCCGGTGAAGGCCGGCGACGCCACCCCCGACCGCGCCATGACGGCGCTGCCGGTGCAGCTCGACCCCGGCCCCCCGGCCGCCACCGACGAGCCCGCCGAATGGTCGCCGCTGCGGATCGGGCTGGCGCTGGCGTGGGCCGCGGCGCTGATCGCGTTCGGCGCCATTGGCCTGGCGGGCTGGTCGCTCATCGACCTGTCCGAGCGCCGCATCCGCTTCGTGTCCGCGGTCACGCACGAACTGCGGACGCCGCTCACGTCGCTGCGGCTGTACCTCGACCTGCTGCTGAGCGGTATGGTGCAGGACGAGGCGAAGCGGACCGAGTACCTGGCCACGCTCGCCGTCGAGTCCGACCGGTTGCACCGGCTCGTGGACAACGTGCTGGACTTCGCCCGGCTCGAACGCCGCCGCGCGAGTTCGGACCTGAAGCCGGCGAAGGTGGCCGACGTGCTGGCGGCCGTGCGCGACACCTGGACCGATCGCTGCGGCGCCGACGGGAAGGAACTGATCGTCGTCTCCACGCTGCCGCCCGAGGCCGAGGTGACGACCGACGCGGCGCTGGTGGGGCAGATCGTGGGGAACCTGATCGACAACGCGCGGAAGTACACGCGCACGGCGAGTGACCCGCGGGTGTGGGTGTGGGCGAAGCCGGAGGGGCGGAAGGTGGTGTTCGAGGTGGAGGACCGCGGCCCCGGCGTGCCGCCGCGGGAGCAGAAGCTCATCTTCCGCCCGTTCCGCCGCGGCGAGACGGCCGACACCACCGCCGGCGGCGCGGGCCTGGGGCTGGCGCTGTGCAAGCAGTGGGCGGAGAGTTTGGGCGGCACCCTGGGCTACCGCCCGGCCGACGGCGACACGGGGGCGTGCTTCCGGCTGGAGCTGCCGGGGAAGTGA
- the thiS gene encoding sulfur carrier protein ThiS: protein MPTVTVNDQPRTLPDPATVADLLRALGKDPGKLAVEVNREVVPRADHPARRLADGDAVEIVTLVGGGSGPPADKPLKVGPFTFSSRLFTGTGKYATHDLMQRCMVASGCEVTTVAVRRERLIDATGKSLLDSLDLSKLTILPNTAGCFSAEDAVRHARLARELLGNLGNPGAGWVKLECLGDKKTLLPDPIDTLRATEVLVKEGFQVLVYTTDDPMLARRLKAAGAASVMPAGSPIGSGQGIQNPTNIRIILEYLKDGDPDYPVIVDAGVGTASDVAVAMELGCDGVLLNTAIASAQDPERMAWAMRYACEAGRLAFLAGRIPRKLYANASSPMDGLIR from the coding sequence ATGCCGACCGTCACCGTGAACGACCAGCCGCGGACGCTCCCCGACCCGGCCACCGTCGCCGACCTGCTCCGGGCGCTCGGCAAGGACCCCGGCAAGCTCGCGGTGGAAGTGAACCGCGAGGTCGTGCCGCGCGCCGACCACCCGGCCCGCCGCCTCGCCGACGGCGACGCGGTCGAGATCGTCACGCTGGTGGGGGGAGGTTCGGGGCCGCCGGCCGACAAACCCCTGAAGGTCGGCCCGTTCACCTTCAGCAGCCGGCTTTTCACCGGCACCGGGAAGTACGCGACCCACGACCTGATGCAACGCTGCATGGTCGCCAGCGGCTGCGAAGTGACGACGGTCGCCGTCCGCCGCGAGCGGCTGATCGACGCCACCGGCAAGAGCCTCCTCGACAGCCTCGATCTGTCGAAGCTCACCATCCTACCGAACACCGCCGGCTGCTTCAGCGCCGAAGATGCCGTCCGTCACGCCCGGCTGGCGCGGGAGCTGTTGGGGAACCTCGGCAACCCCGGCGCCGGGTGGGTGAAGCTCGAGTGCCTCGGCGACAAGAAGACGCTGCTGCCCGACCCCATCGACACGCTGCGGGCGACGGAGGTGCTGGTGAAGGAAGGCTTCCAGGTGCTGGTGTACACGACGGACGACCCGATGCTGGCGCGGCGGCTGAAGGCGGCGGGGGCGGCGAGCGTGATGCCGGCCGGGAGCCCGATCGGCAGCGGGCAGGGGATTCAGAACCCGACGAACATCCGCATCATCCTGGAGTACCTGAAGGACGGCGACCCCGACTACCCGGTGATCGTGGACGCCGGCGTCGGCACCGCGTCGGACGTGGCGGTGGCGATGGAGTTGGGCTGCGACGGGGTGCTGCTGAACACGGCCATCGCCAGCGCGCAGGACCCGGAGCGGATGGCGTGGGCGATGCGCTACGCCTGCGAGGCGGGCCGGTTGGCGTTCCTGGCCGGCCGCATCCCGCGTAAACTGTACGCGAACGCCAGCAGCCCGATGGACGGCCTGATTCGCTAA
- a CDS encoding proline racemase family protein, with the protein MNRITVIDSHTGGEPTRVVVAGGPDLGTGPLADRARRFRDYFDAFRSCVVNEPRGADVLVGALLCEPHAPGCAAGVIFFNNVGTIGMCGHGTIGLVVTLAHLGRLAPGEHRIDTPVGVVTATYHGGARVTVRNVPSYRRAAGLAVTVDGQRVTGDVAWGGNWFYLVRECDDVGPLAVGNVARLTAFTSAVRRAVNATPEGELVDHVELFGAPADAANHSRNFVLCPGGAYDRSPCGTGTSAKLACLFADGKLKPGDVWRQESVTGSVFEGSIEIGDEPGVVVPSVTGTAYVTAEATLIASADDPLRDGIQA; encoded by the coding sequence ATGAACCGCATCACCGTCATCGACTCGCACACCGGCGGCGAGCCGACGCGTGTCGTCGTCGCCGGCGGGCCGGACCTCGGCACCGGCCCCCTCGCCGACCGCGCCCGCCGCTTCCGCGACTACTTCGACGCCTTCCGCTCGTGCGTCGTCAACGAGCCGCGCGGGGCCGACGTGCTTGTCGGCGCCCTCCTCTGCGAGCCGCACGCGCCGGGGTGCGCGGCCGGGGTGATCTTCTTCAACAACGTCGGCACCATCGGCATGTGCGGGCACGGCACCATCGGCCTCGTCGTCACCCTGGCGCACCTCGGCCGACTCGCCCCCGGCGAACACCGCATCGACACCCCCGTCGGCGTCGTCACCGCGACGTACCACGGCGGCGCCCGCGTCACCGTCCGCAACGTGCCGAGCTACCGCCGCGCCGCGGGGCTCGCCGTCACCGTGGACGGCCAGCGCGTGACCGGCGACGTGGCGTGGGGCGGGAACTGGTTCTACCTCGTCCGCGAGTGCGACGACGTGGGGCCGCTGGCGGTCGGCAACGTGGCCCGGCTCACGGCGTTCACGTCGGCCGTGCGCCGCGCCGTGAACGCCACCCCGGAGGGGGAACTCGTCGATCACGTCGAGCTGTTCGGTGCCCCGGCCGACGCGGCGAACCACAGTCGCAACTTCGTGCTGTGCCCCGGCGGCGCCTACGACCGCTCCCCGTGCGGAACCGGCACCAGCGCCAAGCTGGCGTGCCTGTTCGCCGACGGCAAACTGAAGCCCGGCGACGTGTGGCGGCAGGAGAGCGTGACGGGAAGTGTCTTCGAGGGGAGCATCGAGATCGGCGACGAGCCCGGCGTGGTGGTGCCGAGCGTCACGGGCACGGCCTACGTCACGGCCGAGGCGACGCTCATCGCCTCGGCCGACGACCCGCTGCGGGACGGGATTCAAGCCTGA
- a CDS encoding dihydrodipicolinate synthase family protein, whose amino-acid sequence MPAVSWTGVFPAVCTQFHSDYALNIPGTLAHVDAMLAAGVHGLVMMGSVGENTTLEPSEKRELFKATIAHVGGRVPVLTGVAEYTTAQACRWAAEAAKLGADGLMVLPPMVYKGDDRETLAHFRTVAKASDRPIMVYNNPPAYKADITPEMFVELADEPTLACIKESSDNPRRITDIINLTGDRYVIFAGVDDLFLECLLLGAVGWVSGLVNAFPAENRLVWDLATAGKWEEARAVYRWYTPLLHLDTHPKLVQYIKLASTECGYGTELCRPPRLPLVGEERERVLGIIRKAKATRPGAGK is encoded by the coding sequence ATGCCTGCCGTAAGTTGGACCGGTGTCTTCCCTGCGGTCTGCACGCAGTTCCACAGCGACTACGCGCTGAACATCCCCGGCACGCTGGCGCACGTCGATGCGATGCTCGCGGCCGGCGTCCACGGGCTCGTCATGATGGGGAGCGTCGGCGAGAACACGACGCTGGAGCCGTCCGAGAAGCGCGAGCTGTTCAAGGCCACGATCGCGCACGTCGGCGGCCGGGTGCCGGTGCTCACGGGCGTCGCCGAGTACACCACGGCGCAGGCCTGCCGCTGGGCCGCCGAGGCCGCGAAGCTCGGCGCCGACGGGCTGATGGTGCTGCCGCCGATGGTCTACAAGGGCGACGACCGCGAGACGCTGGCCCACTTCCGCACCGTTGCGAAGGCGAGTGACCGACCGATCATGGTCTACAACAACCCGCCGGCGTACAAGGCCGACATCACGCCCGAGATGTTCGTGGAGCTGGCCGACGAGCCGACGCTGGCGTGCATCAAGGAGAGCAGCGACAACCCGCGGCGGATCACCGACATCATCAACCTGACCGGCGACCGCTACGTCATCTTCGCCGGCGTGGACGACCTGTTCCTCGAGTGCCTGCTGCTCGGCGCCGTCGGCTGGGTGAGCGGGCTGGTGAACGCCTTCCCCGCGGAGAACCGGCTGGTGTGGGACCTGGCGACGGCCGGGAAGTGGGAGGAGGCGCGGGCGGTGTACCGGTGGTACACGCCGCTGCTGCACCTGGACACGCACCCGAAGCTGGTGCAGTACATCAAGCTGGCGTCGACCGAGTGCGGCTACGGCACCGAGCTGTGCCGCCCGCCGCGGCTGCCGCTCGTCGGCGAGGAGCGCGAACGCGTCCTGGGCATCATCCGCAAGGCGAAGGCGACGCGGCCGGGGGCGGGGAAGTAG